The proteins below are encoded in one region of Persephonella sp.:
- a CDS encoding beta-propeller fold lactonase family protein, translating into MLDNKDTGGNAKNAATSPDGKYAYVINDDGKMNVFDVSDPENMEQKNSSPIDTGITTPEDLKPSKDGEYAYVAGGNDGVAMLDLDKNNDGDKVDPENLTTVDPDGDNTKGSANALDVVNDGTNDYVVVADGDEGVALLKADPTNAGNELTNVDTKPTGDTSSNAKDVAASQDGQYAYVADEDNGLVTFKVDPNDENGDGNKLEKLNTDDTSKYGKAQAVAVSPDGKYAYVTVQEDSPDPAQAKAYLLTYALCNPEDPVLLNVEDLPKGNIPSDIVVSPEKKKLFIPDGENGLIEADISDQSKPEVDGFVNTDGSVNGVALKDDGTYAIVTDNDKGVKSIATDLIPPIVLGYASTYAAIDLTETKDKLYSLIADAYCGLRVADVSDPANPKILNDCVWDTTRYANSVAVSNDGNTAYVATSAGGVKVYDVSDKKAPNNVADIPVKSSGDSCNNEAINCDAAHDVYLDESRGLLFVAEGTAGLRIFNISDNTEKGSLDDGDTSSASNNDIRTVELTPDGQKAILGDIKRGVVIVDVSNPANPTEEQVISTGIGLQDSVAINGNYIYVAAGQNGVKVFDATSYNEVASLSYKEDSTDTIFANAIKISTDGKLAFVSDVDKGLVILDISNPANPVVLGMLDTPGESYSSVIDGDKSIGFVADGSKGLLLLDVSSFK; encoded by the coding sequence AAAAATGAATGTATTTGATGTTTCTGACCCTGAAAATATGGAACAGAAAAATTCATCTCCTATAGATACTGGGATTACTACACCTGAAGATTTAAAACCTTCAAAAGATGGTGAATATGCATACGTTGCAGGTGGTAATGATGGTGTAGCGATGCTTGACCTTGATAAAAATAATGATGGGGATAAAGTTGATCCTGAAAATTTAACAACTGTTGACCCAGATGGAGATAATACAAAAGGCTCAGCTAATGCTCTTGATGTTGTTAATGATGGAACAAATGATTATGTTGTTGTAGCTGATGGAGATGAAGGTGTAGCACTTCTTAAAGCTGACCCAACAAATGCAGGAAATGAGTTGACAAATGTTGATACTAAACCAACAGGTGATACATCTTCTAATGCAAAAGATGTTGCTGCTTCACAAGATGGTCAATATGCTTATGTTGCAGATGAAGACAACGGGCTTGTTACATTTAAAGTAGACCCTAATGATGAAAATGGAGACGGAAATAAACTTGAAAAACTTAATACAGATGATACATCAAAATACGGCAAAGCACAGGCTGTAGCTGTTTCTCCAGATGGGAAATATGCTTATGTAACGGTTCAGGAAGACAGCCCTGACCCAGCTCAAGCAAAAGCTTATCTTTTAACCTACGCATTATGTAACCCTGAAGACCCTGTTCTGTTAAATGTTGAAGACCTTCCAAAAGGAAATATTCCGTCTGACATTGTAGTTTCTCCTGAAAAGAAAAAATTATTTATACCTGACGGAGAGAATGGCTTAATTGAGGCTGATATTTCAGACCAATCTAAGCCGGAAGTTGATGGTTTTGTAAATACAGATGGTTCCGTAAATGGAGTTGCACTGAAAGATGATGGCACTTATGCGATAGTTACTGATAATGATAAAGGGGTTAAATCTATTGCAACAGACCTTATTCCACCTATTGTTCTTGGATATGCAAGCACTTATGCAGCTATTGACCTTACAGAAACAAAAGATAAGCTTTATTCATTAATTGCTGATGCTTATTGTGGTCTTAGAGTTGCAGATGTAAGCGACCCAGCAAATCCAAAAATTCTTAATGACTGTGTATGGGATACAACCAGATATGCTAATAGTGTTGCTGTGAGTAATGATGGAAATACAGCTTATGTGGCAACTTCGGCAGGTGGTGTAAAAGTTTATGATGTATCTGACAAAAAAGCTCCTAATAATGTGGCCGATATTCCTGTTAAAAGTTCCGGGGATTCATGTAATAATGAAGCTATAAACTGCGATGCTGCCCATGATGTTTATTTAGATGAAAGTAGAGGACTTCTATTTGTTGCAGAAGGAACAGCAGGATTAAGAATATTTAATATCTCAGACAACACTGAAAAAGGAAGTCTTGATGATGGAGATACTTCTTCTGCAAGCAATAATGACATAAGAACTGTTGAACTTACACCTGACGGTCAAAAAGCTATCCTTGGTGATATTAAGAGAGGGGTTGTTATAGTTGATGTTTCTAACCCTGCTAATCCAACCGAGGAGCAGGTGATTTCTACAGGAATAGGTCTTCAAGATAGTGTTGCAATAAATGGAAATTATATCTATGTTGCTGCAGGACAGAACGGAGTTAAGGTGTTTGATGCAACGTCTTATAATGAAGTTGCCAGCTTATCTTATAAAGAAGACTCTACAGATACTATCTTTGCAAATGCCATCAAAATTTCAACAGACGGAAAACTGGCATTCGTATCTGATGTTGATAAAGGTCTTGTAATCTTAGATATATCAAATCCGGCAAATCCTGTAGTTCTTGGAATGCTTGATACTCCAGGTGAATCTTATTCATCTGTGATTGATGGTGATAAATCTATAGGATTTGTGGCTGACGGTTCAAAAGGCCTACTTCTTCTTGATGTATCATCATTCAAATAA
- the polX gene encoding DNA polymerase/3'-5' exonuclease PolX has protein sequence MYNINKDLANIFKKMAAIYEFLDDRFRAMAYQRAAHIIEDLPDDVRNYIATGKLYTIRGIGPSIASKIEEYVQTGKIQKYEELKKKVPEDFIELIDLPGFGPKTLKRIYEELGITTKEELIKALKDGRIERLEGFGPKKVENMLKGLQMYEISKRRILLWEALQISKYLIEKLKSNLKEIHKIEVVGSTRRRKETIGDLDILVTADDKDRLKIMDFFTSLDEVSEVLVKGPKKSSVIMKFEDKERQVDLRIFKDEEWGAALQYFTGSKQHNIHLREIAKEKGLKINEYGVFKVDTEEKIAGETEESVYEAVGMDWIPPELREDRGEIEAAMAHKLPKLVELKDIKGDLHVHSTWSDGVVAIKDIVDFVRNNYKYEYIVITDHSKSQRVAHGLDEERLLEEIKEIELINKMAGLDFVKKGSEVDILLDGSLDLSDEVLSQLDWVVASVHSHFNRDNTDRIIKAMENPYVNVIGHPTGRLIGLRDAYPVDMDAVIKAAKETGTALEINAQPRRMDIDDIWVRKAIEEGVKLVISTDAHNLGNFAFMEIGVAVARRGWATKKDILNTKSWKEIQKFVNAKRKKFGAKLVSK, from the coding sequence ATGTATAACATAAACAAAGACCTTGCAAATATTTTCAAAAAAATGGCTGCGATTTATGAGTTTTTAGATGATAGATTCAGGGCTATGGCTTATCAAAGGGCAGCCCATATAATAGAAGACCTTCCGGATGATGTAAGAAATTATATAGCCACAGGTAAGCTATACACAATCAGGGGAATAGGTCCGTCTATCGCCTCAAAAATAGAAGAGTATGTTCAAACAGGAAAAATCCAGAAATATGAAGAACTAAAAAAGAAAGTCCCGGAGGATTTCATAGAGTTAATAGATTTACCTGGATTTGGACCAAAAACTTTAAAAAGAATTTATGAGGAACTGGGAATAACCACAAAAGAAGAACTTATAAAAGCCCTTAAAGACGGTAGAATTGAACGACTTGAAGGATTTGGTCCTAAAAAAGTTGAGAATATGCTAAAAGGCCTTCAGATGTATGAAATATCCAAAAGGAGAATACTCCTGTGGGAAGCTCTCCAGATATCAAAATATCTTATAGAAAAGCTAAAATCTAATCTTAAAGAAATACACAAAATAGAAGTTGTAGGCAGCACACGAAGAAGAAAAGAAACCATAGGAGATTTGGATATTCTTGTAACAGCTGATGACAAAGATAGACTAAAAATAATGGACTTTTTTACCTCCCTGGATGAAGTTTCGGAAGTTTTAGTAAAAGGTCCAAAAAAATCCTCTGTAATTATGAAATTTGAAGACAAAGAAAGGCAGGTTGATTTAAGGATATTTAAGGATGAGGAATGGGGAGCAGCTCTTCAATATTTTACAGGTTCTAAACAGCATAATATTCATTTAAGAGAAATAGCCAAAGAAAAAGGTTTAAAAATTAATGAATACGGGGTTTTCAAAGTTGACACAGAAGAAAAAATAGCCGGAGAAACAGAAGAAAGCGTTTATGAGGCTGTTGGTATGGACTGGATACCACCGGAATTAAGGGAAGATAGAGGAGAAATAGAGGCTGCCATGGCACATAAACTTCCCAAATTAGTGGAACTTAAGGACATAAAAGGAGATTTACATGTTCATTCCACATGGTCTGACGGTGTAGTTGCAATAAAAGATATTGTTGATTTTGTGAGAAATAATTACAAATATGAATACATCGTTATAACAGACCACTCAAAATCACAGAGAGTAGCCCATGGTCTTGATGAGGAAAGACTACTTGAAGAAATAAAAGAGATTGAGCTAATTAATAAAATGGCAGGTCTGGATTTTGTTAAAAAAGGAAGTGAAGTTGATATTTTACTTGATGGTAGCTTAGACCTCTCAGATGAGGTTTTATCCCAGCTTGATTGGGTTGTAGCCTCTGTCCACAGCCATTTCAACAGAGACAATACAGATAGAATTATAAAAGCCATGGAAAATCCTTATGTAAACGTCATAGGACACCCAACAGGCAGACTTATAGGATTAAGAGATGCTTATCCAGTTGATATGGATGCTGTAATAAAAGCTGCAAAAGAAACGGGAACAGCATTGGAAATCAATGCTCAACCCAGAAGAATGGATATAGATGATATATGGGTTAGAAAAGCTATTGAAGAAGGAGTAAAACTGGTAATATCAACAGATGCCCATAACCTTGGAAATTTTGCATTCATGGAAATAGGTGTTGCTGTTGCCAGAAGAGGCTGGGCAACTAAAAAGGATATCCTTAATACAAAAAGCTGGAAAGAGATACAAAAATTTGTAAATGCAAAAAGGAAAAAATTTGGAGCAAAGTTGGTGAGTAAATAA
- the ribD gene encoding bifunctional diaminohydroxyphosphoribosylaminopyrimidine deaminase/5-amino-6-(5-phosphoribosylamino)uracil reductase RibD → MMKNIDEKFMKMALQEARKAKGYTHPNPAVGAVIVKDGKIIGKGYHKKAGMPHAEKEAIKDAFSKGFDIAGSTMYVTLEPCCHYGRTPPCTEAIIDNRIKRVVVATLDPNPQVAGKGVEILRKQGIQVETGILEKEARKLNEDFFIYIRKKRPFVHLKIAQTLDGKIATKTGSSKWITGEKARRFAHKLRKEATAVLVGVGTALADNPQLTVRNYPSKKQPLRVLIDKYLQTPLDYKIFDSTAKTIVFVAEDIPEGQLKPFKNKENIQIIKLPLKEGRFDINDILKKLYELEVMHLLVEGGNSIITEFITSGIYDKISLFVAPKLIGEDGISAIGKLGVEDINEASKLRVEGIKRLPPDIYFELYPLKMED, encoded by the coding sequence ATGATGAAAAATATAGATGAAAAATTTATGAAAATGGCCCTGCAGGAAGCCAGAAAAGCAAAAGGATATACACACCCAAATCCTGCAGTGGGAGCAGTTATAGTTAAAGATGGAAAAATAATAGGCAAAGGCTATCATAAAAAAGCCGGAATGCCCCATGCAGAAAAGGAAGCTATAAAGGATGCCTTTTCAAAAGGCTTTGATATAGCCGGCTCTACAATGTATGTAACACTTGAGCCATGCTGTCATTATGGAAGAACTCCACCTTGCACAGAGGCTATAATTGATAACCGTATAAAAAGAGTCGTAGTTGCCACTTTAGACCCTAATCCTCAGGTGGCAGGTAAAGGGGTAGAGATTTTAAGAAAGCAAGGTATTCAGGTTGAAACAGGTATTTTGGAAAAAGAAGCTAGAAAATTAAATGAAGATTTTTTTATTTATATAAGAAAAAAAAGGCCTTTTGTTCATCTGAAAATAGCCCAGACCCTTGATGGAAAAATAGCAACAAAAACCGGCTCTTCTAAATGGATTACAGGGGAAAAGGCAAGAAGGTTTGCCCATAAATTAAGGAAAGAAGCGACAGCAGTCTTGGTTGGAGTCGGAACGGCTCTGGCAGATAATCCTCAATTAACTGTGCGAAACTATCCATCCAAAAAACAGCCTTTAAGGGTGCTTATTGATAAGTATCTGCAAACCCCTCTTGATTATAAAATCTTTGATAGCACTGCAAAAACTATTGTTTTTGTGGCTGAAGATATTCCTGAGGGACAATTAAAACCTTTTAAAAATAAAGAAAATATTCAGATAATAAAACTCCCTTTAAAAGAAGGTAGATTTGATATAAATGATATTTTGAAAAAGCTTTATGAACTTGAGGTTATGCATTTACTTGTTGAAGGAGGAAATTCAATAATCACAGAGTTTATAACTTCAGGAATTTATGACAAAATTTCTTTATTTGTTGCTCCTAAACTTATAGGTGAAGATGGTATATCAGCTATTGGAAAACTGGGAGTAGAAGATATAAATGAGGCATCAAAATTAAGGGTGGAAGGAATAAAAAGGCTTCCACCGGATATTTATTTTGAGCTATATCCTCTTAAAATGGAGGATTAG
- a CDS encoding desulfoferrodoxin family protein, translating to MPKINNYVDISQIDKEAKRDYIDRHSPFVHVEGEAVKGQKLKVKVKVGEEYCHPDDFDHYIAWVQLWDGDTFLGQATFVPGVQGNQCSQAEVDFYIVPTKNKLRLQAMSYCTKHGLWQGPEVEVEVKEAEAPAGV from the coding sequence ATGCCAAAAATAAACAATTATGTGGACATTTCTCAAATTGACAAAGAAGCAAAAAGAGACTACATTGACAGACACTCTCCATTTGTTCATGTTGAAGGAGAAGCTGTAAAAGGACAAAAACTTAAAGTTAAAGTAAAAGTTGGTGAAGAATACTGTCACCCAGATGATTTTGACCACTATATTGCATGGGTTCAACTCTGGGATGGAGACACTTTCCTTGGACAAGCTACATTTGTTCCAGGAGTTCAAGGAAACCAATGCTCACAAGCAGAAGTAGATTTTTACATTGTTCCAACTAAAAACAAACTCAGACTTCAAGCTATGAGCTACTGCACAAAACATGGCCTCTGGCAAGGACCAGAAGTTGAAGTAGAAGTTAAAGAAGCTGAAGCACCTGCCGGTGTTTAA
- a CDS encoding 3-oxoacyl-[acyl-carrier-protein] synthase III C-terminal domain-containing protein: MKVYIAKITKVLPPSYDFDYILEKSYSKEIFGERVAKLVKKFAKNMNIEQKPIAIDLDSIPEIKLKRKEDHPKKWGKKVINELSEEVGIENIGFLSVAYNTTYNKDFLPNLASQLVMETGINTDIPPEELAYYGCAAGVISLKNAAEFCKKFNKAAISFTFDQCSSVASFIYDPKNPLFKESIKSNLLFSDGGVGVLLIPESMKDKFNFPLIELIDFKVDYSPGNAIKMENGVFMLSNSLREEIPPIVSEKAIKPLLSEKNISVENIEEWAIHQGGPAILEQFKKPEILGLSEEQISEAYKMFNMYGNMSAPSCLLILDSYFSNKENKSGKKGMIVGFGAGYYIASALYQWS, from the coding sequence ATGAAAGTTTACATCGCAAAAATCACAAAAGTTTTACCACCATCCTATGATTTTGATTATATTCTTGAAAAAAGCTATTCAAAGGAGATATTTGGGGAAAGGGTAGCAAAACTGGTTAAAAAGTTTGCAAAAAATATGAATATTGAACAAAAACCTATAGCCATAGATTTAGACAGTATCCCAGAAATAAAGCTAAAGAGAAAAGAAGACCATCCAAAAAAATGGGGAAAAAAGGTAATAAACGAACTTTCAGAAGAAGTTGGTATTGAAAATATAGGATTTTTATCTGTTGCTTATAACACAACTTATAACAAAGATTTTTTACCGAATTTGGCGAGCCAACTTGTTATGGAAACCGGAATTAATACAGATATACCCCCTGAAGAGCTTGCATATTATGGTTGTGCTGCTGGAGTTATTTCTTTAAAAAATGCTGCTGAGTTTTGTAAAAAATTTAATAAAGCTGCAATCTCTTTCACATTTGACCAATGTTCAAGTGTGGCCAGTTTTATATACGACCCTAAAAACCCTTTATTTAAAGAATCTATAAAATCAAATTTATTATTTTCAGATGGGGGAGTAGGAGTTCTGCTAATACCAGAGAGTATGAAAGATAAATTCAATTTTCCGTTAATTGAGCTTATAGATTTTAAGGTTGATTACTCCCCTGGAAATGCAATAAAAATGGAAAACGGTGTATTTATGTTAAGTAATAGCCTTAGAGAAGAAATTCCTCCAATTGTTTCTGAAAAGGCAATAAAACCTTTACTATCGGAAAAAAATATTTCTGTAGAAAATATTGAAGAATGGGCTATACACCAAGGGGGACCGGCTATATTAGAACAATTTAAAAAACCTGAAATTCTTGGACTTTCCGAAGAACAGATTTCAGAAGCTTATAAAATGTTTAATATGTATGGGAATATGAGTGCTCCCAGTTGTTTGCTCATTCTCGATAGTTACTTTTCTAACAAAGAAAACAAGTCAGGTAAGAAGGGTATGATTGTTGGGTTTGGAGCAGGATACTATATAGCATCTGCACTTTATCAGTGGAGCTAA
- a CDS encoding leucyl aminopeptidase, with amino-acid sequence MQFKITSGHLKNARTKAVISFVFKEQKKLPEEIAQLDEILEGAISALKREIKFNGDFGKVLTVPSLGKGKADFVILIGAGSKRDFDLDKARRLGAAAVRKMRNMKVDKAMIDAEALSIKDEDPDIAQAITEGVILGNYRFDKYMSKKDEFEPKEVQIRVKRKYKNAAEEKVKIGKILAEAQNFTRDLVNEPGNVINPQKLAEIAEELAKEYGFEVKIYDEDEIEKMGMNAYLAVARGSANPPRFIHLTYKPKKAKKEIALVGKGLTFDSGGLNIKPGDYMRWMKSDKAGACAVLGIFKAIGELKPDVAVHGVIAAAENMPDGKSYRPDDIIVAKNGVSIEIGNTDAEGRLTLADALCYVSELKPDAIIDMATLTGACIVALGEYTAGVMGNNQRLINQVLETSEKTGEWMWQLPFNDMLREHIKAPNADVYNIGTTRYGGAITAGLFLEKFVDKNIPWVHIDIAGPAHNTKGWYYHPKGATGFPVRTITTFLMENSK; translated from the coding sequence ATGCAATTCAAAATAACGAGCGGTCATCTAAAAAATGCCAGAACAAAAGCAGTTATTTCCTTTGTTTTTAAAGAACAAAAAAAACTCCCTGAGGAGATAGCACAGCTTGATGAAATTCTTGAAGGTGCAATATCAGCCCTCAAAAGAGAAATAAAATTTAATGGTGATTTTGGGAAAGTTCTAACAGTTCCATCACTTGGAAAAGGAAAGGCTGATTTTGTAATTCTTATCGGTGCAGGTTCCAAAAGAGATTTTGACCTTGATAAAGCAAGAAGACTTGGTGCTGCAGCTGTTAGAAAGATGAGGAATATGAAAGTAGACAAAGCGATGATTGATGCTGAAGCTCTTTCAATTAAAGATGAAGACCCTGATATAGCACAGGCAATCACAGAAGGAGTAATACTTGGAAATTACAGATTTGATAAATATATGTCCAAAAAAGATGAATTTGAACCTAAAGAGGTTCAGATTAGAGTGAAAAGAAAATATAAAAATGCTGCAGAAGAAAAGGTAAAAATAGGCAAAATACTAGCTGAAGCTCAAAACTTTACAAGAGACCTTGTAAATGAACCGGGAAATGTCATAAATCCTCAAAAACTGGCAGAAATCGCAGAAGAGCTTGCCAAAGAATATGGATTTGAGGTCAAAATATATGATGAAGATGAAATAGAAAAAATGGGAATGAATGCTTATCTGGCTGTTGCCAGAGGAAGTGCAAATCCTCCAAGATTTATTCACCTAACATACAAACCTAAAAAGGCTAAAAAAGAGATAGCCCTTGTTGGTAAAGGTTTAACATTTGATAGTGGTGGTCTTAATATAAAGCCGGGAGATTATATGAGATGGATGAAATCTGACAAGGCCGGAGCATGTGCCGTTCTGGGAATATTCAAAGCAATTGGTGAGCTTAAACCTGACGTGGCTGTTCATGGTGTTATCGCTGCAGCAGAAAATATGCCTGATGGTAAATCCTATAGGCCTGATGATATTATTGTTGCAAAAAATGGTGTAAGCATTGAGATTGGGAATACCGATGCAGAAGGAAGATTAACCCTTGCAGATGCATTGTGTTATGTATCTGAGCTTAAACCTGATGCAATTATAGATATGGCAACTCTTACCGGTGCTTGTATTGTTGCCCTTGGTGAATATACTGCAGGTGTAATGGGTAACAACCAGCGATTAATCAATCAGGTTCTTGAAACCTCTGAAAAAACTGGAGAATGGATGTGGCAACTACCATTTAACGATATGCTTAGAGAGCATATAAAAGCTCCTAATGCAGATGTTTATAACATTGGAACAACAAGATACGGTGGTGCTATAACAGCCGGATTATTCCTTGAAAAATTTGTTGATAA